Proteins co-encoded in one Oreochromis aureus strain Israel breed Guangdong linkage group 3, ZZ_aureus, whole genome shotgun sequence genomic window:
- the LOC116331497 gene encoding uncharacterized protein LOC116331497 — protein sequence MEKNVVYCLLCNEPQLSISTHLSRVCLTDGTAQEREQEASRATASQELFSKEGRLWSFSELQEFCKDTTSCIKLCSRLQSRGFIVTDAPQTCPTVLPTQSSDKKEVLAVAKKDIEYFHQKLAGGDCIPNVAMTTFRQYCEAILILQHGLTASAVQDFSVQDWMERRESLRMTIQEEELLECYFKNIRPVSLRNQRAGSDDGDRFFLGEGGVPLTNPGLDVGRLRARYLHSDTEDPADGSASHSAGGVETSGKARSISTKRLPLREWDAFQRTFPVTLNGEPPSKRQRVQAGFPHHRAHYRKWRELQLKQRVQHILGCVRRGNAPQRARVQMALDKEIWFTNKPTVDAVLQAWVAPQPRIQDSQSLMSSISEQKWKGLALKDFREEKGKGVIALMPFNKGDVVCDYHGTCITKAAGNRRRQSGSLFFYRDECHRADATASPCACHLHKDSYGRQINHCQRNPNVKPQRFTMNFPAGPRESVLFIALRDIAVGEELLWDYGV from the exons ATGGAGAAAAATGTTGTGTACTGCCTGCTGTGCAACGAGCCCCAGCTGTCCATTTCGACTCACCTGAGCAGAGTGTGCCTGACAGACGGCACAGCACAGGAGAGGGAGCAAGAAGCTTCCAGAGCTACTGCCTCCCAGGAGCTGTTTTCCAAGGAAGGTCGACTCTGGAGCTTCTCGGAGCTGCAGGAGTTTTGCAAGGACACAACATCTTGCATCAAACTCTGCAGTCGCCTTCAGAGTCGTGGCTTTATCGTCACAGATGCTCCCCAAACCTGCCCAACAGTGCTGCCAACACAGAG CTCTGATAAGAAGGAAGTCCTCGCCGTGGCCAAAAAGGACATCGAGTATTTCCACCAAAAGCTTGCAGGCGGTGATTGCATCCCCAACGTTGCCATGACAACGTTCAGGCAGTACTGCGAGGCCATCCTGATATTACAGCACGGACTGACAGCAAGTgctgttcaggatttttct GTGCAGGACTGGATGGAGCGAAGGGAAAGCTTGAGGATGACCATCCAGGAAGAAGAA CTGTTGGAGTGCTACTTTAAGAACATCCGCCCAGTGTCCTTACGAAACCAAAGAGCTGGCAGTGATGATGGGGACAGGTTCTTCCTGGGAGAAGGTGGGGTCCCTCTGACCAACCCAGGATTAGATGTAGGGCGCCTGAGGGCCAG ATACCTGCACAGCGACACTGAGGATCCTGCGGATGGGTCAGCATCACACTCAGCAGGAGGAGTTGAAACCTCGGGAAAGGCCAg GTCCATTTCCACAAAGCGCCTACCTCTCAGAGAATGGGATGCCTTCCAGCGGACCTTCCCAGTTACCCTAAATGGAGAGCCACCTTCAAAACGCCAGCGTGTACAGGCTGGTTTTCCACACCACCGAGCCCACTACCGCAAGTGGAGGGAGCTTCAGCTTAAGCAGAGAGTTCAGCACATCCTCG GGTGTGTCAGAAGAGGCAACGCCCCTCAGCGTGCAAGAGTACAGATGGCATTAGATAAGGAGATCTGGTTCACCAACAAGCCCACTGTTGATGCCGTCCTACAGGCCTGGGTTGCTCCACAGCCCAGGATCCAGGACAGCCAGTCCCTCATGTCCTCgatttcagagcagaaatggaAGGGCCTGGCTTTGAAGGACTTTAGGGAGGAAAAGGGCAAAG GTGTGATCGCCCTGATGCCCTTCAACAAAGGAGACGTCGTCTGCGACTACCACGGGACGTGCATCACCAAAGCTGCAGGGAATCGGAGGCGGCAGTCGGGGTCTCTCTTCTTCTACAGGGACGAGTGCCACAGGGCTGATGCCACTGCGTCCCCCTGTGCCTGCCACCTGCACAAGGACTCCTATGGAAGGCAAATCAACCATTGCCAAAGGAATCCAAACGTGAAGCCACAAAGGTTCACAATGAACTTCCCTGCTGGTCCTCGGGAGAGTGTGCTGTTCATCGCCCTGAGGGACATCGCGGTTGGAGAGGAACTCCTGTGGGACTATGGAGTCTAG